The genomic segment atgataataaagaggcacggtttacttcataggccgTGTACACGTGTTACTATATTATCTGGGTCATAACAGTGATAAAACCAAAAGATGTAccctgggattcattcaaaactatgtttgaaaaagtaatgcataaataaatattttaaaatttttatatttttttattttatataaatattgttaatcacaattCATTCATTCTGACAATTAGTTGTAAAGCAACATttttgaattgttacagctctaatcACTGTCAGGTTTAGAGGCTGTGCTGCTGCATAAATCAGTGATCAGACACATACCATAAATGACTCATAAGCTTCACAGTACCTTTGGCCAGCAGAAGAGCACAGCCAGTCCTATGGGCAGGCCGACTGTCAGTATGTAGATCACCCAGAGCCACGGGCGCTCCTCTGCCGCCATCATCAGCTGAGCAAAAATCCCAGGCTGGTGGGATTGAGGGGCGAGGAAAGACAAGGGACCAGAGGGCAAGAGCAAATAGTGAGCCTTTGTGAGCCTTTCCCCTCACACAAACTGACAGCCCTGTGGTAAATTATATGCACATAGTGACAATGTGAGAGTCTGTTAGGGCGCTGCTCTATGGTCCTGTTGCCCTTACACGACACCCCACTGACCTCGTTAGCACTGGCCACCAGTTTCTTCAGCCCCCAGCTGTCAGAGGCCCAGCGGTCGGCCACCTCCTTGTGAGAGGTGATAATGAAGTTGTCAAAATAGATATCCGAGGTCATGGACCACAACTCCAAGCCCACGGCCTTGAAAGGTGCCATCCTGAAGGGCTGCAGGTCCTCAAAATAGTCCGGGTTATCGATTTTACGCGGCTTCCAGACTCCCTTGGGAGAAGACAAAGATTGTAGAGGAAAACAATCAAGATGGTGCACAAACATACTATAGCATCTCTGAtcaggactctgatgaagatgtaatcttacatcgaaacgttagtcactgttatgcaccttaagaaataaaaccatcaagtaagaagacctctgtgttgcaccggcaattttttgctattttgtgctgttgtgtcctgccttggttgcaccgggttgttgtggtctgcagaagcgcagagaactTGCCTCTTTTCCTGAATACTATAGCATCTCCAACAGGACAGGTTAGAGGTAGTGCAAGTAACACAGAGAGTAAACTCTTGGTCTCGCTGTAGTGTGCACCTCATCATTcgtttaaagaaaaagaaaatagctAGGAACAATAAATATAAGAGAAATGGACTGATCAGATACCAGTGTGTAAGTTAAGATTTTTCTGAGCCATGTAGTAAATAAAGCTCTAATAAGCCCAACACAGCCTGATAGTACCTGGGTTTAGTTATAGTTACCTGATAGTTGGGATTGTCCACCAGAGGGGCTTTCCACTTGCCCTTGTACTGAGGGTTGTTGATCTGGGGACGCTTCCACTCCCCACAGCCGGGGGCCGTCTCACAGGCTGGGTTAGGAACCTGCGGGGCCTCCCACTCCCCATCCATCTCCTCGTCCCTGCACACAGTGGAGAGCTGTCAGGCTGGGTCACTTCCTCCCTGTAACATCATGGGTTGTGTTTGGTGAATgcgtttaattttttttttaccagtctTCTGGTTTCTCAGCAGTAGAGTCGGCGACAAAGTCTGGTTCATCGTCCAGCCAGCCCTCCGGCTTCAAAGCATCAGGGTCGTCAATCTTTGCTGGAGCATCTTCATCcctgagacacagagagagacacagtcagacagagagagacagacaaagagagagagagagagacagacagacacacacagaaagagagagacacacacacacacacacacacacacacacacacacacacacacacacacaattaataaCTAGGTCGCTGAGGCCCAAACATTTAAACATATCCTGTCTGCATCAAAATCTGTACTATCTACTCCAGTAGTATGGGGGTAGTAGTCACCAGTCATCGGGCTTGGTAGCCTCGGGGTCAGGAATCTTGGCCTTCTCGTCCCAGTCCTCCGGCTTGGAGTCATTTGGGTCGTCTATCTCTTTGGCTGGGTTGACTGGAGGGACCACGTCGTGCAGCAGGCTGCCGCGGCTCACACTGGACTGGTCGATGAGCATCTCGTAGCTGTTGTCTGGGTTCAGGACTGACAACAAGGGAAAATGCTGAATGAATGTGTGAGCAAAGTAAGAAATGCACATTTTATAAAAGCACAGAAGGATATGCAGGTACATGTGAAATTTAAGTTATTAAGCTCCAGTGTGGTATGTAAGGTATTACATATAAAAGACACGTGCcagacagatacaaaaaaaaaaaaaaaaatatatatatatatatattttttttttttttctttatatattcTCGTTTTGAAATTGTCTCTGTACCCAAAGTGTAGAGGTGAGTCTTCTTGTCAGTGTAGAACTTCTTGAGGTCGACATCAGCCCTCTTGGCGTGCTTCTCCTCCATGTCTTTGTTCAGAGGATTCTGGTGGCGGAAGATGAAGTGCAGCTTGTAGTCCTCGCCACACTTGTCTGGTCCAAACATGAGGGTGTAGGGTGTACGGTCATGGAATTGCTCCTAAGGTGCAGCAGAAACAAGAGTTTAATTTAAAGAGTAAATAGAGCAAGTCCATTTAGTTTAAATTTGGACAACCTTTACCCAAGTCTACCACATGTACACAAGACAGGGGAGGAATGAGCTGAAGGTTTTGGATTCTGTTTCCACCAATACTAACAAAGATAACCTAAGTACTTGCTCCGCTGTAAGATGACTTTGATATAAATGGCTAACAATTGGCCTGTGTAAATCAAAAATCTACAGTTTATAAATGGAGTAAGGTAGAATTACAACATGTATACCAACCAGATTGAGATTGCCAGTGTCTGTAAGCAGTTTGATGTATGCTCCACCACAGTCAATACCATTCTGGAAATTCACCTCATACCTGCAACCACAACACAACGGAGCAATGTAACAAGTCAGGTCACATTATTTCACATGGTTTTATTAACTGTAAAATCCAGACAACAGATTTTTATCACTCACTTGTACAGCCACTAACCACTGTAGCTCATGGAAAAAGTCAACTTGAACGAAAATGAGAGTGCATGTACGTGCACGTTTAAACTCACTGTATGACCAGAGGTTCATCCTTGAAGACAAAGGGTTTGTTCAGCATTGCGGAGATAGCGTGGTGTTTGGCCCGGGACTTGAGCACCAGACCCTGGTCTCCTGGAACTTTGTTCTCCTTCAGCTGCTCCACAGCCCACTTCCCTGCAGCCGGTATGGACacattcaacatttattttcatggGCATGGTGTGGTTGCAGAGCCTCTGCTTGAGACAGCTTTAGTGCAGTCAGCAGAAAATTGCAAACACTGTGtaagtataaataaaaaatgttatcagtagaaaactgcattttaaaatgtaacacttttttttagtggtgccttgtatattcaattcaatgtccaatttgttcaatgaaagaatgttggaaattacaAACCGTCATATTTGGCAATGTCATCATCTGCATCCCCCTTTACTGTCTTCGACAGCTGCCATCTGTGGGGACCAACATCACAAAACTCTTAGCTTCCACACAAACGCACTACAACCAGTGATTATGCAAGTTTATCCTGGCCACTCAGTTAACATCGCAGGCTCACGTATCCTAGCATGCATCAAAGATTTACGCTGTATTTGTTTTAGCAGCCCTTGGTGGTAAATTTATTAGGCTATACCTGTCCAGTGTTCCATCATCAAATGTCTCTTCAAAGTATACATCTCCAGTGGGAACAGGAGTCTTGTATGTTACCTAGGGGACAAACCCAtacattatacatacatacgAGTTGATCTACGGGCCATTTTCCCTAGAGGCCACTTTCCCTTCATCCAAAGCTTTGCAACTCATACGACCTTTGCTGAACCTACGAC from the Perca flavescens isolate YP-PL-M2 chromosome 2, PFLA_1.0, whole genome shotgun sequence genome contains:
- the clgn gene encoding calmegin, whose amino-acid sequence is MTLDRGWMWRMLLLSSLAVAAVAAQEKQLEVDVSDIDEDVALDEEELEVLMGEEEEATVMDEDHYDETVDTASGKAGKAEMDANVSFQVTYKTPVPTGDVYFEETFDDGTLDRWQLSKTVKGDADDDIAKYDGKWAVEQLKENKVPGDQGLVLKSRAKHHAISAMLNKPFVFKDEPLVIQYEVNFQNGIDCGGAYIKLLTDTGNLNLEQFHDRTPYTLMFGPDKCGEDYKLHFIFRHQNPLNKDMEEKHAKRADVDLKKFYTDKKTHLYTLVLNPDNSYEMLIDQSSVSRGSLLHDVVPPVNPAKEIDDPNDSKPEDWDEKAKIPDPEATKPDDWDEDAPAKIDDPDALKPEGWLDDEPDFVADSTAEKPEDWDEEMDGEWEAPQVPNPACETAPGCGEWKRPQINNPQYKGKWKAPLVDNPNYQGVWKPRKIDNPDYFEDLQPFRMAPFKAVGLELWSMTSDIYFDNFIITSHKEVADRWASDSWGLKKLVASANEPGIFAQLMMAAEERPWLWVIYILTVGLPIGLAVLFCWPKKSDDDYVYKKVDPPQADVEEEDEEDEEEAAAADEEDKAAEATRGAAAAATEEAAEEDDEEEEEEEDEADAGGDNLEGDDDDEEEEEEEEEEEEGEEESKAPERISEEEPKEGGDITEESHKQAVRKRRVRKD